A region of Peromyscus maniculatus bairdii isolate BWxNUB_F1_BW_parent chromosome 7, HU_Pman_BW_mat_3.1, whole genome shotgun sequence DNA encodes the following proteins:
- the LOC143274108 gene encoding olfactory receptor 8C8-like: MPHMMQMTMKNDSSVSEFFLMGLTDQPELQLPLFILFLVNYTVTVMGNLSLMNLICLNSNLHTPMYFFIFNLSFIDFCYSLVFTPKMLMSFVLEKNTISFRGCMTQLFFFCLFVNSESYLLTAMAYDRYVAICQPLLYKVVMSPKLCCLLIFGTYSMGLISALFHTSFMIRLRFCDSNIINHYMCDIFPLLRLYCSNTYVNELVSSVVVGIAIILCCLIIFISYALILFNIIHMSSGKGWSKALGTCGSHIITVCLFYGSGLLAYVKPSSAETVGQGKFFSVFYTFLVPMLNPLIYSLRNKDVKLAVKKTWKRLTS; this comes from the coding sequence ATGCCACACATGATGCAAATGACTATGAAAAATGACTCTTCAGTGTCTGAGTTCTTTCTTATGGGACTGACAGACCAACCTGAGCTCCAGCTGcctttatttattctgttcttGGTGAACTACACAGTCACTGTGATGGGAAATTTGAGCTTAATGAATCTCATTTGCCTAAACTCAAACCTTCACACTCCTATGTACTTTTTTATCTTTAATCTGTCCTTCATTGATTTCTGTTATTCACTTGTCTTTACTCCCAAAATGCTGATGAGTTTTGTTTTAGAGAAGAACACCATCTCCTTCAGAGGATGTATGACTcagctctttttcttctgcctttttgTGAACTCTGAGAGTTACTTGCTGACAGCCATGGcatatgaccgctatgtggccatctgtcaGCCATTGCTGTACAAAGTTGTTATGTCCCCTAAGCTCTGCTGTCTGTTGATATTTGGTACTTACTCAATGGGATTAATTAGTGCCTTGTTCCACACAAGTTTCATGATCAGGCTCAGGTTTTGTGATTCTAACATCATCAACCACTACATGTGTGACATCTTCCCACTCCTTAGGCTCTACTGCAGTAACACCTACGTGAACGAGCTTGTGAGTTCTGTTGTGGTGGGTATAGCTATCATTTTATGCTGCCTCATTATCTTTATCTCATATGCTTTGATCCTTTTCAATATCATTCATATGTCATCAGGTAAGGGTTGGTCCAAAGCCTTGGGCACTTGTGGGTCTCACATCATAACTGTTTGTCTCTTTTATGGATCTGGGCTGCTTGCTTATGTCAAGCCATCATCTGCTGAGACTGTGGGCCAGGGCaaatttttctcagtgttttacACTTTTTTGGTGCCCATGTTGAATCCTCTCATTTACAGTCTCAGAAACAAGGATGTCAAGCTTGCTGTGAAGAAAACCTGGAAGAGACTCACAAGCTAA
- the LOC107400684 gene encoding olfactory receptor 8C8-like, which produces MQAMKQMARESNSSVTEFILMGLTVQPELQLPLFALFLLNYTATVLGNLSLVNLICLNSHLHTPMYFFIFNLSCIDFCYSFVCTPKMLMSFVLEKNTISFTGCMTQLFFFCFFVNSECYVLTAMAYDRYVAICQPLQYTTVMSPKICGLLMFGSYLMGFAGAMVHTGFMIRLSFCDSNIINHYMCDIFPLLQLSCSSTYVNELVSSAVVGTIIILSSLIILVSYAMILFNIIHMSSGKGWSKALGTCGSHIVTVSLFYGSGLLAYVKPSSAETVGQGKFFSVFYTLVVPMLNPLIYSLRNKDVKLAVKKTMKRITLLESIGLPLPTNQNGFSHAEYWHFVGL; this is translated from the exons ATGCAAGCAATGAAGCAAATGGCCAGAGAAAGTAACTCTTCAGTGACTGAGTTCATTCTTATGGGATTAACAGTTCAACCAGAGCTCCAGCTGCCACTGTTTGCACTCTTCTTGTTAAACTACACAGCCACTGTTCTAGGAAATCTGAGCTTAGTGAATCTCATTTGCCTAAACTCACACCTTCACACTCCCATGTACTTTTTCATCTTCAATCTGTCCTGCATTGATTTctgttattcatttgtttgtactCCCAAAATGCTGATGAGTTTTGTTTTGGAGAAGAACACCATCTCCTTTACAGGATGCATGACTCAGctatttttcttctgcttttttgtcAATTCAGAGTGTTATGTGCTGACAGCCATGGCCTAtgatcgctatgtggccatctgtcaGCCCCTCCAGTACACAACTGTCATGTCCCCTAAGATCTGTGGTCTGCTGATGTTTGGTTCTTACTTGATGGGTTTTGCTGGGGCCATGGTTCACACAGGGTTTATGATCAGGCTCAGCTTTTGTGATTCTAACATCATCAACCACTACATGTGTGACAtcttccctcttctccagctCTCCTGCAGTAGCACCTATGTCAATGAGCTTGTGAGTTCTGCTGTTGTTGGAACAATTATCATTTTATCTAGCCTCATTATCTTAGTGTCATATGCTATGATCCTTTTCAATATCATTCATATGTCATCAGGTAAGGGTTGGTCCAAAGCCTTGGGCACTTGTGGGTCTCACATTGTGACTGTTAGTCTCTTCTATGGATCTGGGCTACTTGCTTATGTCAAGCCATCATCTGCTGAGACTGTGGGCCAGGGAaaatttttctcagtgttttacACTCTTGTGGTCCCCATGCTGAATCCTCTCATTTACAGTCTCCGGAACAAAGATGTCAAACTTGCTgtgaagaaaaccatgaaaagaaTCACA CTCTTAGAGTCTATTGGACTCCCTTTACCAACAAATCAAAATGGGTTTTCTCATGCTGAATACTGGCATTTTGTTGGTCTCTGA
- the LOC102922568 gene encoding olfactory receptor 8B3: MIIMLAQNSSIVTEFVLAGLTDRPELQLPLFYLFLMIYIVTVVGNFGLVTLIGFNPHLHTPMYYFLFNLSFIDLCYSSVFSPKMLMNFVSEKNTISYVGCMTQLFLFLFFVISECYMLTSMAYDRYVAICNPLLYKVTMSPQVCSVISIAAYGMGFAGASAHTGCMLRLTFCNANVINHYLCDILPLLQLSCTSTYVNEVVVLIVVGINITVPSFTILISYVFILANILNIKSTQGRSKAFSTCSSHIMAISLFFGSAAFMYLKYSSGSMEQGKISSVFYTNVGPMLNPLIYSLRNKDVKVALKKSLIKFQRKDRF; encoded by the coding sequence ATGATAATTATGCTAGCTCAAAACAGCTCCATTGTGACTGAATTTGTCCTTGCTGGTTTGACAGATCGTCCAGAGCTCCAGCTGCCCCTCTTTTACCTGTTTCTAATGATCTACATTGTCACAGTGGTGGGAAACTTTGGCCTGGTCACCCTAATTGGCTTCAATCCTCACCTGCACACTCCCATGTACTATTTCCTCTTCAACCTCTCCTTCATTGATCTCTGCTACTCTTCTGTCTTCAGTCCCAAAATGCTGATGAACTTTGTCTCCGAGAAGAATACCATCTCATATGTAGGCTGCATGACTcagctgtttctctttctcttttttgtcatCTCTGAATGCTACATGTTGACCTCAATGGCCTAtgatcgctatgtggccatctgtaatCCACTGCTGTATAAGGTCACCATGTCCCCTCAGGTCTGTTCTGTGATATCTATTGCTGCTTATGGGATGGGGTTTGCTGGAGCCTCTGCCCACACAGGCTGCATGCTCAGACTGACCTTCTGCAATGCCAATGTCATCAACCATTACTTGTGTGACATCCTGCCCCTCCTCCAACTTTCTTGCACCAGCACCTATGTCAACGAGGTTGTAGTTCTCATAGTTGTGGGTATTAACATCACAGTGCCCAGCTTTACCATCCTCATTTCCTATGTTTTCATCCTTGCCAACATTCTCAATATCAAATCCACACAAGGAAGATCAAAAGCCTTCAGTACCTGTAGCTCTCACATCATGGCgatttctctcttctttggaTCAGCAGCATTCATGTATCTTAAATATTCTTCTGGATCTATGGAACAAGGAAAAATATCTTCAGTTTTCTACACTAATGTTGGGCCCATGCTCAACCCCCTGATTTATAGTTTGAGGAACAAAGATGTTAAGGTGGCATTAAAGAAATCATTGATTAAGTTTCAGAGGAAAGACAGATTTTAA